One genomic window of Malaciobacter molluscorum LMG 25693 includes the following:
- a CDS encoding response regulator transcription factor, translating into MLKQKYKKLKILYIEDEENIRVNAISYLKRLFDNVYEAKDAFEGLTKIEKYDPHLVISDIKMPKLNGLDMIRKVRQHNKNIQFIVLSAFTDTKYLLDAIDLHLVKYLTKPIKHETIFPLLLQCAKSVFENENNRKYITKDSYFDIMTSELNVKEKIIKLTKNEISFLKLLCENSSRTVTYEQIQNYIWYDEYMSENAIRLLVRDLRKKLPINCIKNLSKIGYKIELF; encoded by the coding sequence ATGTTAAAACAAAAGTACAAAAAACTAAAAATACTTTACATAGAAGATGAAGAGAATATTAGAGTAAATGCAATTTCATATTTAAAAAGATTATTTGATAATGTATATGAAGCAAAAGATGCCTTCGAAGGACTTACTAAAATAGAAAAGTATGATCCTCATCTTGTGATTTCTGATATAAAAATGCCTAAATTAAATGGCTTAGATATGATTAGAAAAGTAAGACAGCATAATAAAAATATTCAATTTATTGTCTTGAGTGCTTTTACTGATACAAAATATTTACTTGATGCCATAGATTTACATTTAGTAAAATATTTAACAAAACCAATAAAACATGAAACCATTTTCCCTTTATTACTCCAATGTGCAAAAAGTGTTTTTGAAAATGAAAATAATAGAAAATATATTACAAAAGATTCTTATTTTGATATTATGACAAGTGAACTAAACGTAAAAGAAAAAATAATAAAATTAACAAAAAATGAGATTTCATTTTTAAAACTTTTATGTGAAAATTCTTCAAGAACAGTTACTTATGAACAAATACAAAATTATATTTGGTATGATGAATATATGAGTGAAAATGCAATTAGACTTTTAGTTAGGGATTTGCGAAAAAAGCTACCTATAAATTGTATAAAAAATCTATCAAAAATAGGTTATAAAATTGAGTTGTTTTGA
- a CDS encoding sensor histidine kinase, with protein MIKVLIFILLFITNLFADKFNIIENISISENYKDFKAASYWEYRNKIVDKFLMKVKLNKQNLKGKVFYLNIVSDDKNLVYSNIKLKKYNHLLISKIDENTPNILYFKYEYKHAKRPGFRLKLTTPFEYKYLLPYEGIVYGLAYGIIFCAFLYYFIIYFSTNKRCFLYYSIMQFFLLLSLVGFLYFSYKPYPSILGQAIIDFFETSAFIYTILFAKEILNIRRTMPLINKFVNFFVLLNIFDLILIVIFKYSILYEYMHFYVSFLIPSILGILSIFKGNKNAIIYTIGWSIMAIFIGLAQQMYFSISGIYIVHLVSPLESIIFSVALAFTLKKIVKEKNEKEKMLIHNSKLASMGEMINNIAHQWRQPLTHLNYINMNLQVAAQLNELDSNYIEQKVKESNEQIDFMSNTIDSFSNFYKIDKSKEYFLISDAVKKAITIMQTLLDLNNINIELNVINDKSVYSYENEYSQVILNLITNAKDELIQNNIKDAKIDICINMKEGKIITKVCDNAGGINEKIINKIFEPYFSTKDSGSGIGLYMSKTIINSHFKGDIFVENISKGACFYVIV; from the coding sequence TTGATTAAAGTCTTAATATTTATTTTACTATTTATTACAAATTTATTTGCTGATAAATTTAATATAATAGAAAATATTTCTATATCTGAAAATTATAAAGATTTTAAAGCTGCCAGCTATTGGGAGTATAGAAATAAAATAGTTGATAAATTTCTAATGAAAGTAAAGCTAAATAAACAAAACTTAAAAGGGAAAGTTTTTTATCTAAATATAGTTAGTGATGATAAAAATTTAGTTTACTCAAATATAAAATTAAAAAAATATAATCATCTTTTAATTAGTAAAATAGATGAAAACACTCCAAATATTTTATACTTTAAATATGAATATAAACATGCAAAAAGACCTGGATTTAGATTAAAACTTACTACACCTTTTGAATATAAATATTTATTACCTTATGAAGGAATAGTGTATGGTTTAGCATATGGAATAATCTTTTGTGCTTTTTTATATTATTTTATAATATATTTTTCTACAAATAAAAGATGTTTTTTATATTACTCTATTATGCAATTTTTTTTACTTTTATCCTTGGTGGGTTTTTTATATTTTTCTTATAAACCTTATCCTTCTATTTTAGGTCAAGCAATTATTGATTTTTTTGAAACAAGTGCTTTTATATATACAATTCTTTTTGCAAAAGAGATTTTAAACATAAGAAGAACAATGCCATTAATTAATAAGTTTGTTAATTTTTTTGTTCTTTTAAATATATTTGATTTAATTCTTATTGTAATTTTTAAATATTCAATTTTGTATGAATATATGCATTTTTATGTAAGTTTTTTGATTCCTTCAATTTTAGGAATATTATCTATTTTTAAAGGTAATAAAAATGCAATCATTTATACTATAGGCTGGAGTATTATGGCTATTTTTATAGGACTTGCTCAACAGATGTATTTTTCAATTAGTGGAATATATATTGTTCATCTTGTATCTCCTTTGGAATCTATAATATTTAGTGTTGCATTAGCTTTTACTCTAAAAAAGATAGTAAAAGAAAAAAATGAAAAAGAGAAAATGTTAATTCATAACAGCAAGTTAGCTTCTATGGGAGAGATGATAAATAATATTGCCCATCAATGGCGACAACCTTTGACTCATTTGAATTATATAAATATGAATCTACAAGTTGCTGCTCAATTAAATGAATTAGATTCAAACTATATTGAACAAAAAGTAAAAGAATCAAATGAACAAATTGATTTTATGTCAAATACAATAGATAGTTTTAGTAATTTTTATAAAATAGATAAATCAAAAGAGTATTTTTTAATTAGTGATGCTGTAAAAAAAGCTATTACTATTATGCAAACTTTACTTGATTTAAATAATATAAATATTGAATTAAATGTGATAAATGATAAAAGTGTTTATTCTTATGAAAATGAATATTCTCAAGTGATTTTAAATTTAATTACAAATGCAAAAGATGAATTAATTCAAAATAATATAAAAGATGCAAAAATAGATATTTGTATAAATATGAAAGAAGGAAAAATTATTACTAAAGTTTGTGACAATGCTGGAGGAATAAATGAGAAGATTATTAATAAAATTTTTGAACCCTATTTTAGTACAAAAGATAGTGGAAGTGGAATAGGGCTTTATATGTCAAAAACTATAATTAATTCTCATTTTAAAGGAGATATTTTCGTGGAAAATATCTCAAAAGGTGCTTGTTTTTATGTGATTGTATGA
- a CDS encoding TonB-dependent receptor, translating into MKKHSYKTLLLTTLISVSTANSIYAKDNQNLGDVIIQGSKLERSLQETTSSIQVFNDIDFLNSSSLNDMYDIFEQTSNINRSGKYGFNIRGISTVGIAGTYMGPRTIDVSIDGVSQGSNASKQGAISTWDMQQVEVIKGPQSTTQGRNALAGAVVLKTKDPEFIPNGAVQVDYGTHNNRQFSVMQTGPITDNLAFRLSVDHKYSGGFVTNKNIRGDKFNESEITNVRGKLLYKFDNDATVLLNLSKLKYDDSGNTNVTKDRKSLWNSDGHYNTDAVSHSIEIDYPINENWSMKSITSFTDETLDRLSDFDKLDGNALANMDRRNKSINQEIRFNYKTENSKSVIGLYHSQGKGTDDRKVTDLNGATTFGVPGLLLSYQQDLEEKFKNSAIYFNTDYYLTDNLTLILGARLDRDTRENSSNIDAQRTTNLGGLNPIIDSRLAALARGDIDAKKNSNNFLPKLGFNYKWNDNIHTGFVYSKGYRPGGMSVNPISALAKEYEAEFTNNYELSFKSLWLDKRLSLNANIFYTTWKDQQVSEQGASSSPFDINVVNAGKSTLKGIELDSKYQLNSEIDLYANIGYLKATYDEYEDRANDYKGNELIKNPKVTGNIGANYRNSSGYFIGGNINYVGSQYGDSANERKIDSYYIANVKTGYEKDDWALYVYANNLFDKNYEINNYGSGEYEMGDQRVVGINFRYYW; encoded by the coding sequence ATGAAAAAACATAGTTATAAAACCCTATTACTTACTACACTTATTAGTGTTAGTACAGCAAATAGTATCTATGCAAAAGATAATCAAAATCTAGGTGATGTGATAATACAAGGAAGTAAATTAGAAAGAAGTTTACAAGAGACGACTTCTAGTATTCAAGTTTTTAATGATATTGACTTTTTAAATAGTAGTAGTTTAAATGATATGTATGATATTTTTGAACAGACATCAAATATTAATCGTTCTGGTAAATATGGTTTTAATATAAGAGGAATTAGTACTGTTGGTATTGCTGGAACTTATATGGGTCCTAGAACTATTGATGTATCAATTGATGGTGTCTCACAAGGTTCAAATGCTTCAAAACAAGGAGCTATATCAACTTGGGATATGCAACAAGTTGAAGTTATAAAAGGACCACAATCAACAACTCAAGGAAGAAATGCATTAGCAGGAGCTGTGGTATTAAAAACAAAAGATCCTGAATTTATACCAAATGGGGCAGTACAAGTTGATTATGGAACTCACAATAATAGACAATTTTCAGTTATGCAAACAGGACCAATTACAGATAATTTGGCATTTAGATTATCTGTTGATCATAAATATTCAGGTGGTTTTGTAACTAATAAAAATATTAGAGGTGATAAATTCAATGAAAGTGAAATCACAAATGTTAGAGGAAAATTACTATATAAATTCGATAATGATGCAACTGTTTTATTAAATTTAAGCAAATTAAAATATGATGATTCAGGAAATACAAATGTTACAAAAGATAGAAAAAGTCTTTGGAATAGTGATGGACACTATAACACAGATGCAGTTTCGCACTCGATTGAAATAGATTATCCAATAAATGAAAATTGGTCAATGAAATCAATTACAAGTTTTACTGATGAAACTTTAGATAGATTAAGTGATTTTGATAAACTAGATGGAAATGCACTTGCAAATATGGATAGAAGAAATAAAAGTATTAATCAAGAAATAAGATTTAATTATAAGACAGAAAATTCTAAAAGTGTGATTGGACTTTATCACTCTCAAGGAAAAGGAACAGATGATAGAAAAGTTACAGATTTAAACGGAGCTACTACATTTGGTGTTCCAGGACTTTTATTAAGTTATCAACAAGACTTGGAAGAAAAGTTTAAAAATAGTGCAATATATTTTAATACAGATTACTATTTAACTGATAATTTAACTTTAATTCTTGGAGCTAGATTAGATAGAGATACTAGAGAAAATAGTAGCAATATTGATGCACAAAGGACTACTAACTTAGGAGGTTTAAATCCAATCATTGATTCTAGATTAGCTGCTCTTGCACGTGGTGATATTGATGCAAAAAAGAATAGTAATAACTTTTTGCCAAAATTAGGTTTCAATTATAAATGGAATGATAATATTCATACAGGTTTTGTATATTCTAAAGGTTATAGACCAGGTGGAATGTCTGTAAATCCAATAAGTGCTCTAGCAAAGGAATATGAGGCGGAGTTTACAAATAACTACGAACTATCTTTTAAATCATTATGGTTAGATAAAAGATTGTCTTTAAATGCAAATATTTTTTATACTACTTGGAAAGATCAACAAGTATCAGAACAAGGAGCATCTAGTAGTCCTTTTGATATAAATGTAGTAAATGCTGGTAAATCTACGTTAAAAGGTATTGAACTTGATTCAAAATACCAATTAAATAGTGAAATAGATTTATATGCAAATATTGGTTATTTAAAAGCTACATATGATGAATATGAAGATAGAGCAAATGACTATAAAGGAAATGAATTAATAAAGAATCCAAAGGTTACAGGGAACATTGGTGCTAATTATAGAAACTCAAGCGGATATTTTATTGGTGGTAATATAAATTATGTTGGTTCTCAATATGGAGATAGTGCAAATGAAAGAAAAATAGATTCTTATTATATAGCAAATGTTAAAACAGGATATGAAAAAGATGACTGGGCTTTATATGTTTATGCAAATAATTTATTTGATAAAAATTATGAAATAAATAATTATGGTTCAGGTGAATATGAAATGGGAGATCAAAGAGTGGTAGGAATAAACTTTAGATATTATTGGTAA
- a CDS encoding sensor histidine kinase, translating to MIRIFLLTILILLSLNAKDLLIKNRYISKDNKVFIQLKDFDLENEILKNAIIKISLDKDILEKRIFFLKIICDVTTIKNINIKYKQFSDFIIIKVDKTSPKDILITFNYQKKQTLKFALLRYNKFEYKYIEKKENLLYGIAYGIIFCAFLYNLAIFLYTKQKSFLYYSLMQFCLIVILYYAVTLAEQSFVSQTQQMIADFFETTCILMMILFSKEILNIKKYFKYIDKFLNILIYLSLIDLIIILIYGYSQLYNYIPRSIIVFTLVFAGLVSIFKGQKVAIFYFFGWFVVFICLVMMEHDIFYLNNLYIIHVGLPLESVILSFALAYKLKLSSDEKKQKENMLIQQSKLASMGEMLNNIAHQWRQPLANLSFINMDLKMAIKSNDINIKYLNEVANDSKKQINFMSETLDNFKGFYQPNRKKENFFISETIYSCVNIIENSLNQENIKVDILIIKDKEITAYKNELIQVILNLITNSKDIIIQRKIISPKIIIKLDIDENNNAILEIKDNAGGINKQIINKIFEPYFTTKNNGSGIGLYMSKVIIQSHIKGQITVKNSSKGACFRIVI from the coding sequence ATGATAAGAATATTTTTACTAACAATTTTAATTTTATTATCTTTAAATGCAAAAGATTTATTAATAAAAAATAGATATATATCAAAAGATAATAAAGTTTTTATACAATTAAAAGATTTTGATTTAGAAAATGAAATATTAAAAAATGCAATAATAAAAATATCTTTAGATAAAGATATTTTAGAAAAGAGAATTTTTTTTCTTAAAATTATATGTGATGTAACGACAATAAAAAATATAAATATTAAATATAAACAATTCTCTGATTTTATAATAATCAAAGTAGATAAAACATCACCAAAAGATATTTTAATCACATTTAATTATCAAAAAAAACAAACACTAAAATTTGCACTACTTAGATATAATAAATTTGAATATAAATATATAGAAAAAAAAGAAAATCTTTTATATGGAATTGCATATGGAATAATCTTTTGTGCATTTTTATATAATCTTGCCATTTTTTTATATACAAAACAAAAATCTTTTTTATATTATTCATTGATGCAATTTTGTCTTATTGTTATTCTTTATTATGCTGTAACACTTGCAGAACAATCATTTGTAAGTCAAACGCAACAAATGATAGCTGATTTTTTTGAAACAACCTGTATTTTGATGATGATTTTATTTTCAAAAGAGATACTAAATATAAAAAAATATTTTAAATATATAGATAAATTTTTGAATATTTTAATCTATTTAAGTTTAATAGATTTAATAATAATATTAATATATGGATATTCTCAACTTTATAATTATATTCCTCGTTCAATTATTGTTTTTACTTTAGTTTTTGCAGGTTTAGTATCTATTTTTAAAGGTCAAAAAGTTGCAATCTTTTATTTTTTTGGTTGGTTTGTAGTTTTCATATGTTTAGTTATGATGGAACATGATATTTTTTATTTAAATAATTTATATATTATTCATGTGGGACTTCCATTAGAATCAGTTATATTAAGTTTTGCATTAGCATACAAATTAAAATTAAGCAGTGATGAAAAAAAACAAAAAGAAAATATGCTAATACAACAAAGCAAATTAGCCTCAATGGGTGAAATGTTAAATAATATTGCCCATCAATGGAGACAACCTTTGGCTAATCTATCTTTTATAAATATGGATTTAAAAATGGCAATAAAAAGCAATGATATAAATATAAAATATTTAAATGAAGTTGCTAATGACTCAAAAAAACAGATAAATTTCATGTCTGAAACTCTTGACAATTTTAAAGGTTTTTATCAACCAAATAGAAAAAAAGAGAATTTTTTTATAAGCGAAACTATTTATTCTTGTGTAAATATTATAGAAAATAGTTTAAATCAAGAGAATATAAAAGTTGATATTTTAATCATAAAAGATAAAGAAATCACAGCATATAAAAATGAACTAATTCAAGTAATTTTAAATCTAATTACAAACTCAAAAGATATAATAATACAAAGAAAGATTATTTCCCCAAAAATTATTATTAAGTTAGATATAGATGAAAATAATAATGCAATTTTAGAGATCAAAGACAATGCAGGTGGAATAAATAAACAAATAATAAACAAAATCTTTGAGCCATACTTTACTACTAAAAACAATGGTAGTGGCATTGGTTTGTATATGAGTAAGGTTATTATTCAATCACACATAAAAGGTCAAATAACAGTTAAAAATAGTTCAAAAGGTGCTTGTTTTAGAATAGTAATATAA
- a CDS encoding response regulator transcription factor: MKLLYVEDEADIRKYAMSYFNRLFTKTYEASNALDAFEIFKKQKPEIIVTDIKMSKSSGLEFIKKVRQIDNKCQIIVLSAFLDTKYLLDAISLNLVKYLTKPIKHDELYLALCDCVKNIINQSQKLIYFSKNSYFDRINKNLFFEQKEVKLTPKELSFLELLIDNKNRTINYHEIENHIWYDSVMSENALRILVKKLRKKLPNNTLENVARTGYKINLYK, translated from the coding sequence ATGAAATTATTATATGTAGAAGATGAAGCAGATATAAGAAAATATGCGATGTCTTATTTTAATAGATTATTTACAAAAACATACGAAGCATCAAATGCTTTAGATGCTTTTGAGATATTTAAAAAACAAAAACCTGAAATTATTGTAACTGATATAAAAATGTCTAAATCTTCAGGATTAGAATTTATAAAGAAAGTAAGACAAATAGATAATAAATGTCAAATTATTGTACTTTCTGCTTTTTTAGATACAAAATATCTACTTGATGCAATAAGTTTAAATCTCGTAAAATATTTAACAAAACCAATAAAACATGATGAACTATATCTTGCTTTATGTGATTGTGTTAAAAATATCATAAATCAAAGCCAAAAATTAATATATTTTTCTAAAAACTCATACTTCGATCGCATTAATAAAAATCTCTTTTTCGAACAAAAAGAAGTAAAACTTACTCCCAAAGAGCTTAGTTTTCTTGAACTTTTAATCGATAATAAAAATAGAACTATAAATTATCATGAGATTGAAAATCATATTTGGTACGATTCAGTTATGAGTGAAAATGCACTAAGAATTTTAGTAAAAAAATTAAGAAAAAAACTTCCAAATAATACATTAGAAAATGTTGCAAGAACTGGGTACAAGATTAATTTATATAAATGA
- a CDS encoding PepSY-associated TM helix domain-containing protein, translated as MQDYSSKLLKQRLQRVHVIVGVCASIFMYISVFFGIFAILLPYIQTWEKPSRHFEVANIKNINYSDMIDPIISNDDFPKNNIIITLPGYHNDPALKISHEFVKPIVFNPNTKEQIEDEEDISELAWFLNSMHYGRPLQTFGYILFGLVAVSVMFLIIGGLIQVTIIKYKNKGKNQQSKFSKWHRKIFTWLFAPFIIVTLTGAMMNIGYSGSSLMTYITSKGETSNIGVLLAPILQPEKNQVERKNDNVKMLAINELIKKAQKINPNINFEKIVLINWKDSSARVELSGYNPKLPFLNGVFNKPTVILSGIDGKLIQNIKVLDKHWSVLFTDSMYFLHLLFGVDIFIRLLIAIIMAICAISIGFAVMLFLEKKAKKFENNTIFYHWYGKFCLASMIGVIPSTALIFLLQWLLPFDLENRLIIQKGLFFITWISTFTYAFYELNSYKSAKNFLYLASMLFLLTPLVHFISSGYWPSDLINKNMHIILSVDISIFLIAIFLFILAIKLPKNRDEAKKFFNVKIYTKEQNEI; from the coding sequence ATGCAAGATTATTCATCAAAACTTTTAAAACAAAGACTGCAAAGAGTTCATGTAATTGTTGGAGTTTGTGCATCTATTTTTATGTATATTTCAGTATTTTTTGGAATATTTGCCATTTTATTACCATATATTCAAACATGGGAAAAACCATCAAGACATTTTGAAGTTGCAAATATTAAAAATATAAATTATTCAGATATGATTGATCCTATTATATCTAATGATGATTTTCCTAAAAATAATATAATTATTACACTTCCTGGTTATCATAATGACCCAGCTTTAAAAATATCACATGAATTTGTAAAACCAATAGTATTTAATCCAAATACAAAAGAACAAATAGAAGATGAAGAAGATATTTCTGAACTTGCATGGTTTTTAAATAGTATGCATTATGGAAGACCTTTACAAACATTTGGTTATATACTTTTTGGATTAGTTGCTGTAAGTGTTATGTTTTTAATTATTGGAGGGTTAATTCAAGTTACTATAATAAAATATAAAAATAAAGGGAAAAATCAACAAAGTAAATTTTCAAAATGGCACCGAAAAATTTTCACATGGCTTTTTGCACCTTTTATTATTGTTACACTCACAGGAGCAATGATGAATATAGGATATAGTGGTTCATCTTTAATGACATATATTACATCAAAAGGTGAAACTTCAAATATAGGTGTATTATTAGCTCCTATTTTACAACCAGAGAAAAATCAAGTTGAAAGAAAAAATGATAATGTAAAAATGCTTGCAATAAATGAACTTATTAAAAAAGCACAAAAAATAAACCCTAATATAAATTTTGAGAAAATAGTCTTAATAAATTGGAAAGATTCTAGTGCAAGAGTTGAACTTAGTGGATATAATCCAAAACTACCATTTTTGAATGGAGTTTTTAATAAACCTACTGTGATTTTAAGTGGTATTGATGGAAAACTTATTCAAAATATAAAAGTATTGGATAAACATTGGTCTGTTCTTTTTACAGATAGTATGTACTTTTTACATCTACTTTTTGGAGTAGATATATTCATTAGATTATTAATTGCTATTATAATGGCAATTTGTGCTATTTCTATTGGATTTGCAGTTATGCTATTTTTAGAAAAAAAAGCTAAAAAATTTGAGAATAATACTATTTTTTACCATTGGTATGGAAAGTTTTGTCTTGCAAGTATGATTGGAGTTATTCCATCAACTGCACTTATATTTTTACTTCAATGGTTACTTCCTTTTGATTTAGAAAATAGACTTATTATTCAAAAAGGGCTCTTTTTTATAACATGGATAAGCACTTTTACTTATGCTTTTTATGAACTAAACTCATATAAGAGTGCAAAAAACTTTTTATATTTAGCTTCAATGCTATTTTTATTAACGCCATTAGTTCATTTTATATCAAGTGGTTATTGGCCAAGTGATTTAATAAATAAAAATATGCATATCATTTTATCTGTTGATATATCAATCTTTTTAATTGCTATTTTTTTATTTATTTTAGCAATAAAACTACCAAAAAATAGAGATGAAGCTAAAAAATTCTTTAATGTAAAAATATATACAAAGGAACAAAATGAAATTTAA
- the serS gene encoding serine--tRNA ligase, giving the protein MIDIKALQKDFEATANALLRKKVEQKTLDDLKAISEQAKEKRQQMEDVTAEQNKLSKEFGRYKKEGLDIASLQANINELKNKKQVLEEEVRQLEEKLTSIALSIPNLPDEEVPNGQDEEENVVIATVGEKPQFSFEPKEHWDLGEQNGWLDFERGVKLAKSRFSAMRGTAARLERALINYMLDFNRQRGFEEWYVPFMANSNTLQGTGQLPKFEDDLFKIDGEDLYLIPTAEVSLTNLYNDEILSSDELPMLLTSYTPCFRKEAGSAGRDTRGLIRQHQFDKVEMVAITKPEQSDEVFEKMVNCASDLLTSLGLAHQKVMLCTGDLGFSAAKTIDLEVWLPGQNKYREISSISNTREFQSRRAKIRYKKDKKNILTHTLNGSSLAVGRTLVAIMENYQQEDGTIKIPTVLEKYM; this is encoded by the coding sequence ATGATTGATATAAAAGCATTACAAAAAGATTTTGAAGCAACTGCAAATGCACTACTTAGAAAAAAAGTAGAACAAAAAACATTAGATGATTTAAAAGCTATCTCTGAACAAGCAAAAGAGAAAAGACAACAAATGGAAGATGTTACAGCTGAACAAAATAAATTATCTAAAGAGTTTGGAAGATACAAAAAAGAAGGACTTGATATTGCTTCTTTACAAGCAAATATCAATGAATTAAAAAATAAAAAACAAGTTTTAGAAGAAGAAGTTAGACAATTAGAAGAAAAATTAACTTCAATTGCATTATCAATTCCTAATTTACCAGATGAAGAAGTTCCAAATGGACAAGATGAAGAAGAAAATGTTGTTATTGCAACAGTTGGTGAAAAACCACAATTTTCTTTTGAACCAAAAGAGCATTGGGATTTAGGAGAACAAAATGGTTGGTTAGATTTTGAAAGAGGTGTAAAACTTGCAAAATCTAGATTCTCAGCAATGAGAGGAACAGCAGCAAGACTTGAAAGAGCATTGATTAATTATATGCTTGACTTTAATAGACAAAGAGGTTTTGAAGAGTGGTATGTTCCATTTATGGCAAACTCTAATACATTACAAGGTACAGGTCAATTACCAAAATTTGAAGATGATTTATTTAAAATTGATGGAGAAGATTTATATTTAATTCCAACAGCTGAAGTTAGTTTAACTAATCTATATAATGATGAAATATTATCATCAGATGAATTACCAATGTTACTTACATCTTATACTCCATGCTTTAGAAAAGAAGCTGGAAGTGCAGGAAGAGATACAAGAGGGTTGATTAGGCAACATCAATTTGATAAAGTAGAAATGGTTGCAATTACAAAACCAGAACAATCTGATGAAGTTTTTGAAAAAATGGTAAATTGTGCAAGTGATTTATTAACTTCTTTAGGTTTAGCTCACCAAAAAGTAATGCTTTGTACGGGTGATTTAGGATTTAGTGCAGCCAAAACAATAGATTTAGAAGTTTGGTTACCAGGTCAAAATAAATATAGAGAAATCTCTTCAATTTCAAATACGAGAGAATTCCAAAGTAGAAGAGCAAAAATAAGATACAAAAAGGATAAGAAAAATATCTTAACTCATACATTAAATGGATCTTCATTAGCAGTTGGTAGAACATTAGTTGCAATTATGGAGAATTATCAACAAGAAGATGGAACTATCAAAATACCTACAGTTTTAGAAAAATATATGTAA
- a CDS encoding LysE family translocator, protein MDILDLINFTLLLVFIPTFFFVSITPGMCMTLSLSMGMTIGLKKTLFMMFGELIGVGLVATCSVIGVATIMLKYPTVFFVLKYLGGAYLIYLGIMMWLSKGKMALNLKKSNEFNISKKSLAMQGFITAIANPKGWAFFISLLPPFIDKKLPMLSQLPILILMILVIEFLCLNIYATGGVTLRKLLKDSSNVRMINKIAGTLMIFIGVWLALS, encoded by the coding sequence ATGGATATATTGGATTTAATAAATTTTACATTACTTTTAGTTTTTATTCCTACTTTTTTCTTTGTTTCTATTACTCCTGGAATGTGTATGACATTGTCTTTAAGTATGGGAATGACTATAGGATTAAAAAAAACTTTATTTATGATGTTTGGTGAATTAATAGGTGTAGGACTAGTTGCAACTTGTTCTGTTATAGGAGTTGCTACTATTATGCTTAAATATCCAACTGTATTTTTTGTACTAAAATATTTAGGCGGAGCTTATTTGATATATTTAGGAATTATGATGTGGCTTTCAAAAGGAAAGATGGCACTTAATTTAAAAAAGAGTAATGAATTTAATATTTCTAAAAAGTCATTAGCAATGCAAGGTTTTATCACAGCAATTGCAAATCCAAAAGGTTGGGCATTTTTTATTTCTCTTCTTCCTCCCTTTATTGATAAAAAGTTACCAATGTTATCACAGCTTCCTATTTTGATTTTGATGATATTAGTTATTGAATTTTTGTGTTTGAATATTTATGCAACAGGAGGTGTCACTTTAAGAAAATTACTTAAAGATAGTTCAAATGTAAGAATGATAAATAAAATAGCAGGAACTTTAATGATTTTTATAGGTGTATGGTTAGCTCTTAGTTAA
- a CDS encoding PAS domain-containing protein, whose translation MQNEYNESEFLIETIVPKDELIVSRTDLKGNITYANETFAQISGYTVDELIGKPHNCVRHPDMPKQIFEELWNSLKSNNSWEGIIKNLRKDKGFYWVYAQISVVKKDDKIVEYKSIRTPISFQDKIKYQKLYDEIKKETKDLQRKVIYQ comes from the coding sequence ATGCAAAATGAATATAATGAAAGTGAGTTTTTAATTGAAACAATTGTTCCAAAAGATGAATTAATAGTTTCAAGAACAGATTTAAAAGGAAATATCACATATGCAAATGAAACATTTGCACAAATAAGTGGTTATACAGTTGACGAGCTAATTGGCAAACCACACAATTGTGTTAGACATCCAGATATGCCAAAACAAATATTTGAAGAATTATGGAATAGTTTAAAAAGTAATAATTCTTGGGAAGGTATAATAAAAAATCTTAGAAAAGACAAAGGTTTTTATTGGGTATATGCACAAATAAGTGTTGTAAAAAAAGATGATAAAATAGTAGAATATAAGTCGATAAGAACACCTATTTCATTTCAAGATAAAATCAAATATCAAAAACTTTATGACGAAATAAAAAAAGAGACAAAAGACTTACAAAGAAAAGTTATTTATCAATAA